One genomic window of Halorhabdus sp. CBA1104 includes the following:
- a CDS encoding DNA double-strand break repair nuclease NurA, whose translation MTLDPVHVEGIARLAGRLGDRVEDADHQDLAETAWTEFLDPLYRDGDPVVEPLDEQCRRAAPLPDVALAERPFDTQHGLDSGTINPTTFKNGLVLDVAQAAMAGVPSALDLHRERTVVVSAHTNDQRQSLGQDAWEQDDEGYTHTRLLEVPRVDRYAQTVVHALALYLAESHHALEHASEVEDLLILDGPIYPTGLLAWADRHPELADLLEGDKRPRDVVENYVRLVEQFVERDVPLVGFVKNSAANGLIRAIREQATAPWANDNAFFEHVLSRTEAGDLRTDAITYTNWFHSRVGTDRPLSTAGNALGIDRHLDPEAYEVTFFALFDPRDELVYRVEAPYAVTRDPDRRERLARQIVADVAAERGPPLAVAKADELARIGVTGKQQLRDRIGQEFEVDRQRSYNDRRWGADYETDGPVTES comes from the coding sequence ATGACGTTGGACCCAGTGCACGTCGAGGGGATCGCGCGCCTGGCCGGTCGGCTCGGCGATCGCGTCGAAGATGCCGACCACCAGGACCTCGCCGAGACGGCCTGGACTGAATTTCTGGACCCGCTGTATCGGGACGGCGATCCAGTCGTCGAACCACTCGACGAGCAGTGTCGCCGGGCAGCGCCACTCCCCGACGTGGCCCTAGCCGAGCGACCGTTCGACACCCAACACGGACTGGACTCGGGGACGATCAACCCGACGACGTTCAAAAACGGACTCGTCTTGGACGTCGCCCAGGCCGCGATGGCCGGCGTGCCCTCGGCGCTCGATCTCCACCGTGAGCGGACAGTCGTCGTCAGCGCCCACACCAACGACCAGCGCCAGTCCCTGGGCCAGGATGCATGGGAACAAGACGACGAAGGCTATACACACACTCGCCTACTCGAAGTCCCGCGTGTCGACCGCTATGCCCAGACCGTCGTTCACGCCTTGGCGCTGTACCTCGCCGAGAGTCACCACGCCCTCGAACACGCAAGCGAGGTCGAGGATCTACTGATCCTCGACGGACCGATCTACCCGACAGGCCTCCTTGCGTGGGCCGACCGCCACCCCGAACTCGCCGACCTCCTCGAAGGGGACAAACGACCGCGAGACGTCGTCGAAAACTACGTGCGATTGGTCGAACAGTTCGTCGAGCGGGACGTACCGCTGGTGGGATTCGTCAAGAACAGCGCCGCGAACGGCTTGATTCGGGCAATTCGAGAGCAGGCGACTGCGCCCTGGGCGAACGACAACGCCTTCTTCGAACACGTCCTCTCACGGACCGAAGCTGGCGACCTCCGGACCGACGCGATCACCTACACCAATTGGTTTCACTCTCGGGTCGGGACCGACCGGCCGCTTTCGACGGCTGGCAACGCACTCGGGATCGACCGCCATCTCGATCCAGAAGCCTACGAAGTGACCTTTTTCGCCCTGTTCGATCCTCGCGATGAACTGGTCTATCGCGTCGAAGCACCGTACGCCGTGACGCGCGATCCTGACCGTCGGGAGCGACTGGCCAGACAGATCGTCGCGGACGTAGCCGCCGAACGCGGGCCACCGCTGGCGGTCGCGAAAGCCGACGAACTCGCCAGGATCGGTGTGACGGGCAAACAGCAGTTGCGCGACCGCATCGGCCAGGAGTTCGAGGTCGACCGCCAGCGATCCTACAACGACCGTCGCTGGGGGGCCGACTACGAGACTGACGGCCCCGTCACCGAATCCTGA
- the pstC gene encoding phosphate ABC transporter permease subunit PstC yields MTPEYQSPNALSAVARWAHKRGRSLRRSVERLGWIGRLLAVGQLSLIVAAFVGFLVQSVWTPFFVMSFLLVFGLGWGLRQALTAKIMTFLMTVSALVTLGLIAVFLVLEAIPAFQTAGLDLINPFGGNAWSASQGQYSLVPMIWGTVLTTIVAVAVAGPLGIAGALFISEIAPGWLRDIVKPAVEILAGIPSIVYGFIGFTIINPYITGRLSVNPGALFAIGVVIGFMALPTVISVAEDALAAVPSPMKDGSLAVGATDWQTMQSVTVPAAFSGVSAAVLLGIGRAMGETMAATVMISHSRRLPEPTGYNVFDSTETLTTFIASSYGHVTPGETFWSALFAAGVVLLVIVTGLGIASQLVEMRMERKLQGNQ; encoded by the coding sequence ATGACACCTGAATATCAGTCGCCGAACGCGCTGTCCGCCGTCGCTCGATGGGCGCACAAACGTGGCCGGTCGCTTCGCCGGTCGGTCGAGCGACTGGGCTGGATCGGTCGGCTGCTGGCCGTCGGACAGCTATCGCTGATCGTCGCCGCCTTCGTCGGGTTTCTCGTCCAGTCGGTCTGGACGCCGTTTTTCGTGATGTCGTTTCTGCTCGTGTTCGGACTGGGCTGGGGCCTCCGCCAGGCCCTGACAGCCAAGATCATGACGTTCCTGATGACCGTATCCGCCCTGGTCACGCTGGGATTGATCGCCGTCTTCCTCGTTCTGGAGGCAATTCCGGCGTTCCAGACGGCCGGATTGGACCTGATCAATCCCTTCGGTGGGAACGCGTGGTCCGCGAGCCAGGGCCAGTATTCGCTCGTCCCGATGATCTGGGGGACCGTGCTCACGACGATCGTCGCGGTCGCGGTCGCCGGACCGCTCGGGATCGCCGGCGCGCTGTTCATCAGCGAGATCGCGCCCGGCTGGCTCCGTGATATCGTCAAACCGGCCGTCGAGATCCTCGCGGGTATCCCCTCGATCGTCTATGGGTTCATCGGGTTCACGATCATCAACCCCTACATCACGGGTCGCCTCTCCGTCAACCCCGGCGCGCTGTTCGCGATCGGGGTCGTCATCGGGTTCATGGCGCTGCCGACGGTCATCTCGGTCGCGGAGGACGCCCTTGCGGCCGTGCCCTCGCCGATGAAAGACGGGTCCCTCGCCGTCGGAGCGACCGATTGGCAGACGATGCAAAGCGTCACCGTCCCGGCGGCGTTCTCCGGCGTCTCAGCGGCCGTCCTGCTGGGGATCGGCCGCGCGATGGGCGAGACGATGGCCGCGACGGTGATGATCTCACACAGCCGTCGGCTCCCCGAACCGACAGGGTACAACGTCTTCGATAGCACGGAAACGCTGACGACGTTCATCGCCAGCAGTTACGGGCACGTCACGCCCGGCGAGACGTTCTGGAGTGCGCTGTTCGCCGCGGGCGTCGTCCTGCTGGTCATCGTCACCGGACTCGGTATCGCCTCACAGCTGGTCGAGATGCGAATGGAACGGAAACTGCAGGGCAATCAATGA
- the pstA gene encoding phosphate ABC transporter permease PstA, whose product MLVSLVVFLVMGVLAFLLVYVAERGIGTAVENLSVSSGTLLVALVLPLVVSVRRGRRGLGSASGVTLVAVYLWLALAGTLALASLALGYTIVTGNALTTATATIQPTAAVGALPAALVSGLALLAVRQATPWRPSDPRPRTLKRAGVGLAIVLVAGVLVELVVGSLAVAGIPLVGPGAIAVCVLSGVAIAANLSTRFQDSPSPASIPPLRSSTQLFLLGVLAASLHVLVTGTSIGTETVGLVASGTVDWPFVMNPTQGLGIQRGVMPALIGTVWIVVGAVAFAVPIAVGAAVFLTEYAEDSLFTKGVDVATNGLWSTPSIVFGLFGLAFIVPRFGNSGSIFASQLVLGFMLLPLVLVTSREAMQSVPDEYRDASAALGVSKWDTIREVVVPASMPGIITGVILGVGRIAGETAPLLLVLNGPVAPTDTPAILSSFEVGLTAQPPFVSVTNPALLESASALPYQLYAIITAGVLDDLAFGWATAFVLLGVVLSFFAVAVASRRYFRRKLHHD is encoded by the coding sequence CTGCTCGTCTCGCTGGTCGTCTTCCTGGTCATGGGTGTGCTCGCCTTCCTCCTGGTGTACGTCGCCGAGCGCGGGATCGGGACGGCCGTCGAGAACCTCTCTGTCAGTTCCGGGACGCTACTGGTCGCGCTCGTGCTCCCGCTTGTCGTTTCGGTCCGGCGCGGGCGGCGCGGTCTGGGCTCCGCGTCCGGGGTTACCCTCGTTGCGGTGTACCTGTGGCTCGCGCTCGCGGGGACGCTCGCGCTGGCCAGTTTGGCCCTCGGATACACGATCGTGACCGGGAACGCGCTCACGACAGCCACGGCCACGATCCAGCCGACGGCGGCCGTCGGCGCGCTGCCGGCCGCCCTCGTCAGTGGCCTCGCCCTGCTGGCCGTCAGGCAAGCAACGCCGTGGCGGCCGTCCGACCCACGGCCCCGAACCCTCAAGCGTGCCGGCGTCGGTCTCGCGATCGTGCTCGTGGCCGGCGTCCTCGTCGAACTCGTCGTCGGTTCCCTCGCCGTGGCCGGCATCCCGCTGGTCGGACCGGGCGCTATCGCCGTCTGTGTCCTGAGCGGTGTCGCCATCGCCGCGAATCTGAGTACGCGGTTCCAGGACAGCCCGTCGCCCGCCTCGATTCCGCCGCTCAGATCGAGTACGCAGCTGTTCCTCCTGGGAGTGCTGGCCGCGTCACTGCACGTGCTCGTCACCGGGACGTCGATCGGGACAGAGACCGTGGGACTGGTCGCGAGCGGGACCGTCGACTGGCCGTTCGTGATGAACCCGACACAGGGCCTCGGGATCCAGCGCGGGGTCATGCCGGCGCTGATCGGGACCGTCTGGATCGTCGTCGGCGCCGTCGCCTTCGCCGTGCCGATCGCCGTCGGCGCGGCCGTGTTCCTCACCGAATACGCCGAGGACAGCCTCTTCACCAAGGGCGTCGATGTGGCGACGAACGGCCTCTGGAGTACCCCGAGCATCGTCTTCGGGCTGTTCGGGCTGGCGTTTATCGTCCCGCGATTTGGCAACAGCGGGTCGATCTTTGCCTCCCAGCTCGTTCTCGGATTCATGTTACTCCCGCTCGTGTTGGTCACGAGCCGGGAGGCGATGCAGAGCGTCCCCGACGAGTATCGTGACGCCAGCGCCGCGCTGGGCGTCAGCAAGTGGGACACGATCAGGGAGGTCGTCGTCCCCGCCTCGATGCCGGGGATCATCACCGGCGTCATCCTCGGGGTCGGCCGCATCGCCGGCGAGACGGCCCCGCTGTTGCTCGTCTTGAACGGGCCGGTCGCCCCGACTGACACCCCGGCTATCCTTTCGAGTTTCGAGGTGGGTCTGACGGCCCAGCCGCCGTTCGTGTCGGTGACCAATCCGGCGTTGCTCGAATCGGCGAGTGCGCTCCCATACCAGCTGTACGCGATCATCACCGCCGGCGTGCTTGATGACTTGGCGTTCGGCTGGGCGACGGCGTTCGTGTTGCTCGGCGTCGTCCTGTCGTTTTTCGCCGTGGCCGTCGCTTCGCGGCGCTACTTCCGGAGGAAACTACACCATGACTGA
- the pstB gene encoding phosphate ABC transporter ATP-binding protein PstB, giving the protein MTETTMASQGSTGTEIETTKGESTEHTREEWVDYEFGSEAVLSVDNLNVYYGEERAIKDVSMDIPEQSVTALIGPSGCGKSTFLRSLNRMNDRIKSARIEGSVEFDGQDIYQEGVDLVELRKRIGMVFQSPNPFPKSIRENVAYGPRKHGDINRGLAARLLGRDEKDAEDELVERTLRQAALWDEVNERLADNALGLSGGQQQRLCIARCLAVDPEVILMDEPASALDPIATAKIEDLIEELAEEYTVVVVTHNMQQAARISDQTAVFLTGGELVEYDDTDTIFENPESQRVEDYVTGKFG; this is encoded by the coding sequence ATGACTGAGACGACGATGGCATCCCAAGGCAGCACAGGCACGGAAATCGAGACGACGAAAGGCGAGAGCACGGAACACACCCGCGAGGAATGGGTCGACTACGAATTCGGGAGCGAGGCCGTCCTGTCGGTCGACAATCTGAACGTCTACTACGGCGAGGAGCGGGCGATCAAAGACGTCTCGATGGATATTCCCGAACAGAGCGTCACGGCGCTGATCGGCCCCTCGGGCTGTGGGAAATCGACGTTCCTGCGCTCGCTCAACCGGATGAACGACCGGATCAAGAGCGCACGCATTGAGGGATCTGTCGAGTTCGACGGCCAGGACATCTATCAGGAGGGCGTCGATCTGGTCGAACTCCGCAAGCGGATCGGAATGGTGTTTCAATCCCCGAACCCGTTCCCCAAGTCGATCCGGGAGAACGTCGCCTATGGCCCTCGAAAGCACGGGGACATCAACCGCGGACTGGCGGCTCGACTGCTCGGGCGCGACGAGAAAGACGCAGAAGACGAACTCGTCGAGCGCACACTCCGGCAGGCGGCGCTGTGGGACGAAGTGAATGAGCGGCTGGCGGACAACGCCCTCGGACTCTCGGGTGGGCAACAACAGCGCCTCTGTATCGCGCGGTGTCTCGCGGTCGACCCCGAGGTGATCCTGATGGACGAACCTGCCTCGGCGCTGGACCCGATCGCCACCGCCAAGATCGAGGACCTCATCGAGGAACTCGCCGAGGAGTACACCGTCGTTGTTGTCACGCACAACATGCAACAGGCCGCCCGGATCTCAGATCAGACCGCCGTCTTCCTCACCGGCGGCGAACTCGTCGAGTACGACGACACCGACACCATCTTCGAGAACCCCGAGAGCCAGCGCGTCGAGGATTACGTGACCGGCAAGTTCGGGTGA
- the phoU gene encoding phosphate signaling complex protein PhoU: MAREAYREALADLRTAVVEMGELVLDRFETALQALTAGEPQQAREVIDGDEEINRRYLAIESDCVDLFALEQPVAGDLRFVAASFKITTDLERVGDLATNLARYALSSRREQLPDLEIEAIGERAHTLLADALTAYEGEDATACRTIAERDDDIDTLCQRASERLVRDLLERDPAIDAWTLEPLLDEIASVLLTIRDLERVGDHAVNVAARTLYVLEGDPELIY, translated from the coding sequence ATGGCACGAGAGGCCTACCGTGAAGCGCTTGCCGATCTCAGGACGGCCGTCGTCGAGATGGGCGAACTCGTCCTCGACCGGTTCGAGACGGCACTGCAGGCGCTTACGGCAGGTGAGCCACAACAGGCCCGTGAGGTGATCGACGGCGACGAGGAGATAAACCGCCGGTATCTCGCGATCGAGTCGGACTGTGTCGATCTGTTCGCCCTCGAACAGCCGGTCGCCGGCGACCTCCGGTTCGTGGCCGCTTCGTTCAAGATCACGACCGATCTCGAACGCGTCGGCGACCTGGCAACGAATCTTGCCCGCTACGCGCTGTCGAGTCGCCGTGAACAGCTACCCGACCTCGAAATCGAGGCGATCGGGGAGCGCGCTCACACCCTGCTCGCGGACGCACTCACGGCGTACGAGGGCGAAGACGCGACGGCGTGTCGGACGATCGCCGAACGTGACGACGACATCGATACGCTCTGTCAGCGGGCCAGCGAGCGCTTGGTGCGGGATCTCCTCGAACGCGACCCGGCGATCGACGCCTGGACGCTCGAACCATTACTCGATGAGATCGCGAGCGTGTTACTGACGATCCGGGACCTCGAACGGGTTGGCGACCACGCTGTCAACGTTGCCGCCCGGACGCTGTACGTCTTGGAGGGTGATCCGGAGTTGATCTACTGA
- a CDS encoding AbrB/MazE/SpoVT family DNA-binding domain-containing protein, with translation METRKIQTVGGGTYTVSVPKEWARKQNLETGEAVRLYTHRDGSLIVRGEQSEATPLASVTLSVDDHSIGAVEQLVHGAYVTGFERITIVAQDPLPPEHRQAVRTVSRQLVGTNVLETEPTALVVRAMLDSSAVSVRQSIDQAVSIVTSMLQTTVDGLSEGTPITEHVQHRRPEVTRLAALIRRHHNRSLRSFEQLDALGIDRVPLARYTRMAGRLEDVATTIVRLAEIVEEVSLSDEHSQIVADQIDTIGSSLQAASECILDQTKRIDPASQRLPSADRHLDHGGPDDGASDPARARVRDALGRLRADVRSVERLGDQPAIAHQ, from the coding sequence ATGGAAACTCGCAAGATCCAGACCGTCGGCGGCGGCACGTACACGGTCTCCGTGCCAAAAGAGTGGGCGCGCAAGCAGAATCTCGAGACCGGTGAGGCCGTGCGGCTGTACACCCACCGGGACGGCTCGCTGATCGTCCGTGGCGAACAATCCGAAGCAACGCCACTGGCGTCAGTGACGCTATCCGTCGACGATCACAGCATCGGCGCCGTCGAGCAGTTGGTCCATGGGGCCTACGTGACCGGCTTCGAACGGATCACGATCGTCGCCCAAGACCCACTCCCTCCGGAGCATCGCCAGGCTGTTCGCACGGTGAGTCGACAGCTCGTCGGCACCAACGTGCTGGAAACCGAGCCGACGGCACTCGTCGTCCGGGCCATGCTCGATTCCTCGGCTGTCTCGGTTCGGCAATCGATCGATCAAGCCGTCTCGATCGTCACGTCGATGCTGCAGACGACCGTCGACGGACTATCCGAGGGGACGCCCATCACCGAGCACGTCCAGCATCGTCGCCCGGAGGTCACGCGACTGGCTGCCCTGATCCGTCGCCACCACAACCGCTCGCTTCGATCGTTCGAACAACTGGACGCGCTGGGGATCGATCGCGTGCCGCTCGCCCGATACACGCGAATGGCAGGCCGCCTCGAGGACGTCGCCACAACGATCGTCCGCCTGGCCGAGATCGTCGAGGAGGTATCACTGAGCGACGAGCACTCACAGATCGTCGCCGACCAGATCGACACCATCGGATCGAGTCTTCAAGCGGCCAGCGAGTGCATTCTCGACCAAACAAAACGGATCGATCCAGCGAGCCAGCGATTGCCCAGTGCCGATCGACACCTCGATCACGGGGGTCCCGACGACGGGGCCTCCGACCCAGCGCGGGCACGGGTCAGGGACGCCCTGGGACGGCTGCGAGCGGACGTCCGGTCGGTCGAGCGTCTCGGGGACCAACCTGCGATTGCCCATCAGTAG
- a CDS encoding 2-phosphosulfolactate phosphatase — translation MGHVDTHHNRLDDRLIERCEDLPDEPDPGAYVVIDTMHFSNTVIELLANGATSVHVPDERGQEFDYRASNRGTLIAGGKTDDYEPEAGYDFFNSPSYVQGMDVDGRPVSMTSTNGGRTVSTLRERGGDTVDVYVGAPLNARAIGTYLREHEQPVFLVSAGDEGEIAIEDHVGATLISRYLDGIAPTETEIALYRDQLETANGPEYAQKNETRRRDVWNYAMNVNGRNVVPRLSDDTLVRTDPRHRSRRHARQPAD, via the coding sequence ATGGGGCACGTAGACACACATCACAATCGTCTCGACGACCGGCTCATCGAGCGGTGCGAAGACCTCCCCGACGAGCCCGACCCGGGCGCGTACGTCGTCATCGATACGATGCACTTTTCGAACACCGTCATCGAGTTGCTGGCAAACGGGGCCACGTCCGTCCACGTCCCCGACGAGCGGGGCCAGGAGTTCGACTACCGTGCCTCGAACCGGGGGACGCTGATCGCCGGCGGAAAAACCGACGACTACGAGCCCGAAGCCGGCTACGACTTCTTCAACTCCCCCAGTTACGTCCAGGGAATGGACGTCGATGGTCGCCCAGTCAGTATGACCTCGACCAACGGCGGGCGGACCGTCTCGACGCTCCGTGAGCGTGGTGGGGATACGGTGGATGTCTACGTCGGGGCACCGCTGAACGCCAGGGCGATCGGCACCTACCTTCGAGAACACGAGCAGCCGGTCTTCCTCGTCAGTGCCGGCGACGAGGGCGAGATCGCCATCGAAGATCACGTCGGGGCCACGCTCATCAGTCGCTATCTCGACGGGATCGCGCCGACAGAGACCGAAATAGCACTGTACCGCGACCAGCTCGAAACGGCGAACGGTCCGGAGTACGCCCAGAAAAACGAAACTCGACGCCGCGATGTCTGGAACTACGCGATGAACGTCAACGGTCGGAACGTGGTCCCGAGGCTGTCCGACGACACACTCGTCCGGACAGATCCACGTCATCGGTCACGCCGGCACGCCAGGCAGCCAGCAGACTGA
- a CDS encoding CNNM domain-containing protein — protein sequence MNSLELSVRLLAGLVLILTNGFFVAIEFALTRARQYSEEEFIGDGSNRGLRRAWEMTQDLELYLTTCQVGITASSIAVGIVAEPALAAIFEPLFHNTVLASIGSGGILAFLIINLVHLTHGEQTPTYLGVERSRWVSRYGAQPLYWFHWLISPIITLGDGIAKLTLKLFGVEMTGAWLEAEQDVIESRADLRNRVGTALEEGGLSTERRQEVMNALAIGEQPVRDVMIEADDIVALSTAVDSAENFRRLEEQPHTRYPLVGEELTDFEGIVYVPVLTRHREELAAGEVDFPDLAAPPMTLSPDVDVSDAIDQFQAENQELALVIEDGDVVGMVTVTDLLESVMGDVEDPIDTRYLPEFE from the coding sequence ATGAATTCCCTCGAACTCTCCGTCCGGTTACTGGCAGGTCTCGTGTTGATCCTGACCAACGGTTTTTTCGTCGCGATCGAGTTCGCCCTGACCCGCGCTCGCCAGTACAGCGAAGAGGAGTTTATCGGTGACGGGTCCAACCGAGGACTCCGACGCGCCTGGGAGATGACCCAGGACCTCGAACTGTATCTGACTACCTGTCAGGTCGGAATCACTGCCTCCAGCATCGCCGTCGGGATCGTCGCCGAGCCCGCGTTGGCAGCGATCTTCGAGCCGCTGTTTCACAACACCGTGTTGGCCTCGATCGGTTCGGGTGGGATTCTCGCCTTCCTCATCATCAACCTGGTCCACCTGACTCACGGCGAGCAGACCCCGACGTATCTGGGCGTCGAACGCTCCCGGTGGGTCTCGAGATACGGTGCCCAACCGCTGTACTGGTTCCACTGGTTGATCTCGCCGATCATCACGTTGGGTGATGGGATCGCAAAACTCACGTTGAAACTGTTCGGCGTCGAGATGACCGGTGCGTGGCTAGAAGCCGAGCAGGACGTCATCGAGTCTCGGGCAGACCTGCGCAATCGCGTGGGTACGGCCCTCGAAGAAGGTGGCCTCTCCACAGAGCGTCGCCAAGAAGTGATGAACGCCCTCGCGATCGGTGAACAACCCGTCCGTGACGTTATGATCGAGGCCGACGATATCGTCGCCCTCTCGACGGCGGTAGATTCAGCCGAGAACTTCCGGCGACTGGAGGAACAGCCACACACCCGGTATCCGTTGGTCGGCGAGGAGTTGACCGACTTCGAGGGAATCGTCTACGTCCCGGTCTTGACACGCCATCGCGAGGAACTGGCTGCGGGCGAGGTGGACTTTCCGGACCTGGCTGCCCCGCCGATGACGCTCTCGCCGGACGTCGACGTCAGCGACGCCATCGATCAGTTCCAGGCCGAAAACCAGGAACTCGCCCTCGTCATCGAAGACGGGGATGTCGTGGGCATGGTCACGGTGACGGACCTACTGGAGTCTGTCATGGGTGACGTCGAAGACCCGATCGATACGCGATATCTTCCGGAGTTCGAATAG
- a CDS encoding thioredoxin family protein: MTALDSERDAIERGDVAPDFELPGTDGQTHALADFDDYEAVLVVFTCNHCPYAIAKFDPLNELAAQFDDLAVVGINANDAEEYPDDSFERMVELVEDGTIQYDAYLRDDSQDVARAYGAVCTPDPFLLENDGGEFRLAYHGRIDDAMSPDEDAETFEMRNIVEDLLAGEEITAEFRPSRGCNIKWKDGSVRPE; this comes from the coding sequence ATGACTGCACTCGACTCCGAACGGGACGCGATCGAACGCGGTGACGTCGCCCCGGACTTCGAACTGCCCGGGACCGACGGCCAGACCCACGCACTGGCTGACTTCGACGACTATGAGGCTGTCCTGGTTGTGTTTACTTGCAACCACTGTCCGTACGCGATCGCGAAGTTCGACCCGCTGAACGAACTCGCCGCCCAATTCGACGATCTGGCCGTCGTCGGCATCAACGCAAACGACGCCGAGGAGTACCCCGACGATTCCTTCGAACGCATGGTCGAACTCGTCGAAGACGGCACGATCCAGTATGACGCCTACCTCCGCGACGACTCCCAGGACGTGGCCCGCGCGTACGGCGCAGTCTGTACCCCCGATCCGTTCCTGCTCGAAAACGACGGCGGCGAGTTCCGTCTGGCCTACCACGGCCGGATCGACGACGCGATGAGTCCCGACGAGGACGCCGAGACCTTCGAGATGCGCAATATCGTCGAGGATCTGCTGGCCGGCGAGGAGATTACCGCGGAGTTCCGCCCTTCGCGCGGTTGTAACATCAAGTGGAAAGACGGTAGCGTCCGGCCCGAGTAG
- a CDS encoding PQQ-binding-like beta-propeller repeat protein: MVHLSRRALLGSLGTLLGGSSGCLGSGTLPDPNATDWPQAGYDAGATYFKSAGSPPVEEPHMAWDASVWTTDLQSDATLTDPAAWEIRTPLVIVDDLAYCIEGVIVDMADGRVREAATTTDEGAELDSDCHRTDALVGFARTNTYQDGTLVATRRHGMRDHRGTAGDILEGLRPPTSVDADGWCETTRRWTAGSRRNFDATASAGRIENGVVVTVVPGERAPFCVVAIDADDGRAEWETTVSHPVDRLRVEDGRVFAATSSDAGGKLSVLDDTGSSTTVETGAETTLVAVRDGIAYLRGSRSRDSTASIVAFDSETEEWHTLIDAPSALDDQLAGSIGGIGDIVVGPERLYAVVNTDGPDGDVCLAMDRNDEASEWQRRLPTTTRITGTDDALYLHDADGRAVALDPSNGDRLWTYERPTVSGNVGPGRPVVGTEKLLLPYGKHLVALEAQ; the protein is encoded by the coding sequence ATGGTCCACCTGTCGCGCCGAGCCCTCCTGGGCAGCCTTGGAACACTGCTCGGCGGATCCTCGGGCTGTCTGGGCAGTGGCACCCTGCCGGATCCAAACGCCACGGATTGGCCCCAGGCTGGCTACGATGCTGGAGCCACGTATTTCAAGTCCGCGGGCTCCCCGCCGGTCGAGGAGCCCCACATGGCTTGGGACGCATCCGTCTGGACGACCGATCTGCAGTCCGACGCGACGCTGACTGATCCAGCGGCGTGGGAAATTCGGACGCCGCTGGTGATCGTCGACGATCTGGCCTACTGCATCGAAGGCGTGATCGTCGATATGGCGGACGGGCGAGTCCGGGAAGCCGCCACGACGACCGATGAGGGGGCGGAACTCGACTCGGACTGTCATCGTACCGACGCTCTGGTCGGGTTCGCACGGACGAACACGTATCAAGACGGCACGCTGGTAGCCACTCGCCGCCACGGAATGCGAGACCACCGGGGCACTGCAGGGGACATCCTCGAAGGACTCAGGCCACCAACGTCGGTCGACGCCGACGGGTGGTGTGAGACGACGAGACGGTGGACGGCGGGCTCGCGTCGGAATTTTGATGCAACCGCCTCCGCAGGACGGATCGAAAACGGTGTTGTGGTGACGGTCGTGCCGGGTGAACGAGCCCCGTTTTGCGTCGTCGCGATCGACGCCGACGACGGGCGTGCCGAGTGGGAGACAACAGTGTCACACCCCGTCGACCGCCTCCGTGTCGAGGACGGCCGCGTGTTCGCCGCAACCAGTTCCGACGCGGGCGGGAAACTATCAGTGTTGGACGACACAGGAAGCAGCACGACCGTGGAAACCGGAGCGGAAACCACCCTCGTTGCCGTCCGGGACGGTATCGCCTACCTTCGGGGGTCTCGATCCCGAGATTCGACTGCTTCGATCGTCGCATTCGACAGCGAGACCGAAGAATGGCACACGCTCATCGACGCACCGTCAGCACTCGACGACCAACTGGCTGGATCGATCGGCGGGATCGGCGACATCGTCGTCGGTCCGGAGCGACTCTACGCTGTGGTGAACACCGATGGGCCGGACGGCGACGTCTGTCTCGCAATGGACCGGAACGACGAAGCGAGCGAATGGCAGCGTCGACTCCCAACGACCACCCGGATCACTGGGACGGACGACGCGCTGTACCTGCACGATGCCGACGGTCGGGCAGTCGCGCTGGACCCGTCGAATGGTGATCGATTGTGGACGTACGAACGACCCACGGTATCCGGCAACGTTGGTCCCGGCCGTCCCGTCGTCGGGACGGAGAAACTCCTCCTTCCGTACGGCAAGCACCTCGTCGCACTGGAGGCACAATGA